GTCCATCCTGATGTCGATGCCACCGCTGGCCCGCTGGGAATATGCGTTCACACCGGAGAACGATAGCCCCGAAGCGCGGCTCAATGCGTATCTTGTGCCCCGCGACTGGCTCGACGAAGCCACCAGGACGCGTGGCGAGGAGGTTCTATGACCGATCGTTACGCTGTCTTTGGCAACCCCATTGGCCACTCCAAATCGCCCATGATTCACGCTGACTTTGCTGATCAAACGGGGCAGGACATCGACTATAGCGCCTTAGAGCCGCCGATAGGCGAGTTGGCGGCGGCGTGGCAGGCGTTTTGCACCGAGGGCGGGCGAGGTGCCAATGTGACCGTGCCGTTCAAAGCGGATGCCTTCGCGCTGTGCGATACGCTGAGCCATCGTGCCCGCCGGGCGGGGGCGGTGAATACGCTGATTCTGGGCGGTAATGGGCGCACCTACGGGGATACCACCGATGGCGTTGGCCTGGTACGCGATCTGGCTTATCACCGTGTGGCGCTAGCGGGAAAGCGTGTCTTGATAGTCGGTGCAGGGGGGGCCGTGCGCGGTATCCTGGAGCCCTTGCTTGCCGAGCAACCCAGTGAAATTGTCGTGGTCAATCGCACGGTGGAAAAAGCCCGGCAGCTGGCCGAGGATTTTGCCGACTTGGGGCCGATCAAGGGTGGTGGTTTCGACAGCCTGGACGGTAAATTTGACGTGGTCATCAATGGTACCAGTGCCAGCCTCTCGGGCGACTTGCCACCGCTGCCCGATGACCTGTTTGCCAACGGCGCCTGGGCCTACGACATGATGTACGGTGCCGAGCCGACGGTGTTTCTAAAGTGGGCCGGGCCGCGCGGGGCGAAGCTGCTGGACGGACTGGGCATGCTGGTCGAGCAGGCGGCAGAGTCGTTTTATCTGTGGCGCAACCAGCGCCCTGATACGGTGCCGGTGCGGGCGCGGCTGCGTCAGTCGCTGAACTATGTTTAATGAGCGATGTTTAATGAGCCATATTTAATGAACTATAGCTAAGTAGCGACTTTTCGCGTTTACCTGAATATTGCACCCTGATGAGCCGCCGCTTCCGAGAGGCAGCGGCGGCTGTTCGTTACGGGCGTGGGCAGTTGGGCGTGCGGCCGCTGTTGCGTGCTTGTTCAAAGGTGGCCATGGCATTGCTCATGCCGGCTTGCAGCCCTTCAATACGCTGGCCTTGGCTTGGGTGGGTCGACATCCAGGCCGGCGGTGCGCCGCCGCCAGACGCCTGCTGCATGTTTTGCCACAGCGAGACACTCTCGCGGGGGTCAAACCCGGCCCGGGCCATCAGGTTCAGACCAATGGTATCCGCTTCGCTTTCATGGCGGCGCGAGAAGGGCAGCATGATGCCGTATTGCGCCCCCATGCCAAGGACGCCCATCAGTTGCTCACCGCCTGCGCCTTCAAGGCCGGAAGCGCTGGAAATGACGGAAAGCCCCAACTGGGTAGCGCTTTGCGTTGATGCGCGCTCATTGGAGTGCTTGGCGAGCACGTGGCCGATTTCGTGGGCGACCACCGATGCCACCTGGTCCTGGTTGGTGGCGATATCCAGCATGCCGGTGTGTAAGCCCATATAGCCCCCAGGCAGCGCAAAGGCGTTGGGCTCTTCAGCCTCGAAGACGCGGATTTGCCAGTCCAGGCGTTGCTGCTCCTGGGGGAGTACCGCGACGATGGCATCGGCAATGCATTGAGCGTAGCGCTGGCTCGCCGGACCGGCACTGGGCAATTCCTGCTGATACTGGTTGAAGGCTTGGCTACCCATGTTGTTGAGTTCGTCGTCGGATAGCAACAGTAGCTGCGAGCGCCCGGTAGGCGATGTCGAACAGGCCGCAACAGAAACGCATAGGGCCATAATGGCGAGAGGGCGAAACCAGCGCATGGCGTATTTCCTTTTGTGAAAGTGAATTCCTTGCCCCAAGATAACGGCTGTACAGGGTAAATCAATCCTCATGCGAATAATTCACCAAGAGAGTCGTTATGGATGCCGAATTAAGCCAGCGTTTAACCCGCTTACTCGATCGACTGGACCATTGGTTACCCCCCGCGGCCGAACCGGTTAATTGGCAGACGGAAGTGGCTGCACTGTGGCAGCGTCATCCGCTGGGCGGGCGTCTGGTGGCGGTGCCGCCAAGGGATGCATTAACGCTGGACGACCTGTTGGGCATTGAACGGCAAAAGCAGGCGCTGGTGGATAATACCCGGGCGTTTTTAAAGGGGTTGCCCGCCAACCACGCGCTATTGTGGGGAGCGCGAGGCAGCGGCAAATCGTCGGTGGTGCGCGCGTTGCTAAACTCACTGGCAGGGGAAGGTTTACGCCTGGTGCAGATTGACCGCCATGACCTCTCAAGCTTGCCGGTACTGGTCGAACAGCTGCGTCATCAGCCACAACGCTTCGTCGTGTACTGCGACGACCTCTCTTTTGAGGGCAACGACGATGCCTACAAGGCGCTCAAGAGCGTCCTCGATGGAGCGCTCACCGGGCCACCGGAAAACGTATTGCTGTATGCCACCTCGAACCGTCGTCATTTGCTGCCCGAATCGATGGATGACAACAGCGGCTCGCAACTGGTAGGTGAGGAATTGCATCATGGCGATGCGGTGGAGGAGAAAATCTCGCTGTCGGACCGATTCGGACTATGGCTGAGCTTTCATCCCTTCAACCAGGCAACCTACCTGGACGTGTGCGCCCATTGGGTCGCGCGGGTGAGCGGCGAGAACGTCAGTTGGGATGATGAGGCGCGTGCCGAAGCGCTGCGCTTTGCAACTCTGCGCGGCGGGCGCAGCGGCCGCACCGCCTGGCAGTTTGCGGCCCACTGGGTAGGCCGCAAGGGTTTGCACGACAAGGCTTAGACTTTCAACGGCGGCTTTTACGTGCCTCTTTGGTCCGGTTGAGTTCGCGCTTTTTGGCCTTTTCCTTGTCGCTGGCGCCTGCCATGTGATCGAAGGGATTGTCGCCGGAGCGAAACTCGAAGCGCATGGGCGTGCCGCGTACTTTCAACACCTTGCGGAAGGTGTTGGTCAGGTAGCGGCGGTAGGCATCGGGCAGTGAATCGGTCTGGTTGCCGTGGACGACGATAATCGGCGGGTTGCTGCCGCCCTGGTGGGCCATACGCAGCTTGATGCGCCGCCCGTGAATCATCGGTGGCGGGTGCTGGCTGACAGCATCCTGAAGCAGCGTGGTCAGCCGGTTGGTGGACCAGTGGGCGTTGGCGGCGTTGAAGGCGCGCTCGATCGAGGGATAAAGATCGCCTACCGCCGTCCCGTGCAGCGCCGAGATAAAGTGCATCTCGGCGTAGTCGGCAAAGCCCAGACGGCGCTTGATTTCGTTGCGCATCTTATCCTTGGCTTCGCTTTCCAGGCCGTCCCATTTGTTGACTGCCAGCACCAGTGCACGGCCCGAGGTGAGAACGTAATCGAGCAGATGCAGGTCCTGTTCGACCAGTCCACTGCGCGCATCCAGCACCATCACCGCGACATGGCATTCTTTAATGGCGTCGAGGGTCTTGATGATGGAAAACTTTTCGGCCACCTCACTGACGTTCTTGCGTCGCCGGACACCGGCGGTATCGACCAGCACATAGGGCTTGCCGCGGCGCTCGAAAGGGATCTCGATGGCGTCACGCGTGGTGCCGGCTTCATCGAAGACGACAACGCGTTCTTCGCCCAGCAGGCGGTTGACCAGTGTCGATTTGCCCACATTGGGCCGCCCGATCACGCCGATACGAATGCCCTTGGTGCCGGTGTCGGCGGGTATGTCGGCATCGCGTTCGGGGAAGGGCTCAAGCACCGTATCCATCAGGGTCGAGACGTTGCGACCGTGCGCCGCCGCAATCGGCCATGGGTCACCCAGGCCGAGCGACCAGAAATCGCCCATGGCCGAGTGTTCTTCCAACCCATCGGTCTTGTTGACCACCAGCCAGGTTTTCTTCTGGTTGACCCGCAGGTGGTTGGCAATGGCCTCGTCGGCCATGTTCAGCCCGGCCCGCGCATCGACCATGAACAGTACGATATCCGCTTCGTCGATGGCGGCCAGCGATTGCTCCGCCATGGCCGCATCGATGCCTTGTTCGTCGCCGCTGATGCCGCCGGTGTCGATCACGGTATAGGCTTTATTGCCCAGCATACCGTTGCCATACTTGCGATCGCGGGTCAGGCCAGGAAAGTCGGCGACCAACGCATCCCGCGAGCGGGTAAGGCGGTTAAACAGCGTCGACTTGCCCACGTTAGGGCGGCCAACTAGCGCAATCACAGGTGTCATGGAGAGACTTCCAGCGTTTCAAAATGTCCATCATTAGCCAGCACGTGAATCACGCCGCCTTCAGTGACCGCCGGGACACTAATGCCCGAGCTGTCGACTCGGGTGCGACCCACCAGCTCACCTTCGCGGGCGTCGATCAGGTGTACATAGCCTTCAAAATCGCCAACCACCAAGCGTCCGTCGGCGAAGGTGGGGGCCGTCAGCCAGCGATCTTCCAAGGCGTCGTTACGCCACACTTCCTCGCCGTTATTGCTGTCAATAGCGACTACGTGGCTATCGTCGGTGACCACAAACAGCAGGTCACCCACCAGTAAGGGCGTGTGGCGGCTGGATATCTCGCGCTCCCAAAGGACGTTGCCGCGGGTTGCCTCCAGGGCCACCACCTGGCCGTTATAGCTGGTCACGAACAGGCGGCCTTCCCGGCTGAGAATCGGTTGGCCTGAAAGGTCGACAAGGCGCTCGACTTCGCTGCGACCTTGAGGAGTGGCAATCTGCATATCCCATAGTGGCTGGCCATTGCGGTTATCAATGGTCGTCAAGCGACCGTTGGCCAGGCCGACAAAGCT
This window of the Halomonas sp. SH5A2 genome carries:
- the aroE gene encoding shikimate dehydrogenase yields the protein MTDRYAVFGNPIGHSKSPMIHADFADQTGQDIDYSALEPPIGELAAAWQAFCTEGGRGANVTVPFKADAFALCDTLSHRARRAGAVNTLILGGNGRTYGDTTDGVGLVRDLAYHRVALAGKRVLIVGAGGAVRGILEPLLAEQPSEIVVVNRTVEKARQLAEDFADLGPIKGGGFDSLDGKFDVVINGTSASLSGDLPPLPDDLFANGAWAYDMMYGAEPTVFLKWAGPRGAKLLDGLGMLVEQAAESFYLWRNQRPDTVPVRARLRQSLNYV
- a CDS encoding M48 family metallopeptidase gives rise to the protein MRWFRPLAIMALCVSVAACSTSPTGRSQLLLLSDDELNNMGSQAFNQYQQELPSAGPASQRYAQCIADAIVAVLPQEQQRLDWQIRVFEAEEPNAFALPGGYMGLHTGMLDIATNQDQVASVVAHEIGHVLAKHSNERASTQSATQLGLSVISSASGLEGAGGEQLMGVLGMGAQYGIMLPFSRRHESEADTIGLNLMARAGFDPRESVSLWQNMQQASGGGAPPAWMSTHPSQGQRIEGLQAGMSNAMATFEQARNSGRTPNCPRP
- a CDS encoding ATP-binding protein, with translation MDAELSQRLTRLLDRLDHWLPPAAEPVNWQTEVAALWQRHPLGGRLVAVPPRDALTLDDLLGIERQKQALVDNTRAFLKGLPANHALLWGARGSGKSSVVRALLNSLAGEGLRLVQIDRHDLSSLPVLVEQLRHQPQRFVVYCDDLSFEGNDDAYKALKSVLDGALTGPPENVLLYATSNRRHLLPESMDDNSGSQLVGEELHHGDAVEEKISLSDRFGLWLSFHPFNQATYLDVCAHWVARVSGENVSWDDEARAEALRFATLRGGRSGRTAWQFAAHWVGRKGLHDKA
- the der gene encoding ribosome biogenesis GTPase Der — translated: MTPVIALVGRPNVGKSTLFNRLTRSRDALVADFPGLTRDRKYGNGMLGNKAYTVIDTGGISGDEQGIDAAMAEQSLAAIDEADIVLFMVDARAGLNMADEAIANHLRVNQKKTWLVVNKTDGLEEHSAMGDFWSLGLGDPWPIAAAHGRNVSTLMDTVLEPFPERDADIPADTGTKGIRIGVIGRPNVGKSTLVNRLLGEERVVVFDEAGTTRDAIEIPFERRGKPYVLVDTAGVRRRKNVSEVAEKFSIIKTLDAIKECHVAVMVLDARSGLVEQDLHLLDYVLTSGRALVLAVNKWDGLESEAKDKMRNEIKRRLGFADYAEMHFISALHGTAVGDLYPSIERAFNAANAHWSTNRLTTLLQDAVSQHPPPMIHGRRIKLRMAHQGGSNPPIIVVHGNQTDSLPDAYRRYLTNTFRKVLKVRGTPMRFEFRSGDNPFDHMAGASDKEKAKKRELNRTKEARKSRR
- the bamB gene encoding outer membrane protein assembly factor BamB, translated to MRATLGAAALALLAGCASKSEPAYTPKELKSFEASSTLESLWQHDVGDGLGRARYPIAPAREGDNVFAADAQGVVMSFAADDGEERWEVDLDTPISSALTAIAGQVYLGTRNGEVISLNQSDGSVNWRSRVSSEVLAAPQANPELLVVQSIDGQVTALDRASGDQRWVFSSSLPSLTLRGTGTPLVIEPVSFVGLANGRLTTIDNRNGQPLWDMQIATPQGRSEVERLVDLSGQPILSREGRLFVTSYNGQVVALEATRGNVLWEREISSRHTPLLVGDLLFVVTDDSHVVAIDSNNGEEVWRNDALEDRWLTAPTFADGRLVVGDFEGYVHLIDAREGELVGRTRVDSSGISVPAVTEGGVIHVLANDGHFETLEVSP